Proteins from a single region of Lysinibacillus sp. JNUCC-52:
- a CDS encoding glycosyltransferase family 2 protein — MADILFYISLFLIWIMLLYHMFLMQGGYLHFRSYEKVIDEWSKKMIDVPTVSVFIPAHNEEVVIEQTLRAMSRLFYPKDKLEVIVINDNSSDRTGEIAKKFTEKYPFIRVIETVEPYKGKGKSSALNAALADSTGEVVIVYDADNTPERMAVWYLVMGLVNDPKAAATVGKFRVVNATETWLTRFINIETICFQWMAQGGRWKWFNIATIPGTNFAIRRSILEQLGGWDVKALAEDTELTIRVYNLGYHIRFFPKAITWEQEPETLKVWWKQRTRWARGNQYVVLKFLSQFFTLKRKSIIFDLFYFFFTYFLFFFGVILSNILFITNLFYDIGLTVGDIAIVLWVLAFLLFLGEVMITLSIEKTEMNRKNFFYVILMYFTYSQMWIVLVIWSLFLEIKRVFTGQEVQWYKTERFAKKTK, encoded by the coding sequence ATGGCTGATATTTTGTTTTATATTTCATTGTTTCTCATATGGATTATGTTGTTATACCATATGTTTTTAATGCAAGGGGGCTATTTGCATTTTCGATCTTATGAAAAGGTAATCGATGAATGGTCAAAGAAAATGATAGATGTTCCAACAGTGAGCGTCTTCATTCCTGCACATAATGAAGAGGTTGTTATTGAACAAACTTTACGTGCCATGTCCCGATTGTTTTATCCGAAAGATAAGTTAGAAGTAATTGTCATTAACGATAATTCATCGGATAGAACAGGAGAGATTGCAAAAAAGTTTACAGAAAAATACCCATTTATACGAGTAATTGAAACAGTAGAACCTTATAAAGGGAAGGGGAAATCTTCAGCATTAAATGCTGCATTAGCCGATTCCACTGGGGAAGTAGTTATTGTCTATGATGCAGACAATACACCAGAGCGTATGGCAGTTTGGTATTTAGTCATGGGGCTTGTCAATGACCCGAAAGCTGCAGCTACTGTAGGGAAATTTCGTGTGGTAAATGCGACGGAAACATGGTTAACACGATTTATTAATATTGAAACAATATGTTTTCAGTGGATGGCACAAGGTGGTCGTTGGAAGTGGTTTAACATTGCAACGATTCCAGGCACAAATTTCGCCATTCGCCGTAGTATTTTAGAGCAATTAGGTGGATGGGATGTAAAGGCGTTAGCGGAAGATACTGAATTAACGATTCGTGTCTATAATTTAGGCTACCATATCCGCTTTTTCCCTAAGGCTATTACGTGGGAACAAGAGCCAGAGACGTTGAAAGTATGGTGGAAACAACGAACACGCTGGGCAAGAGGAAACCAGTATGTAGTGCTAAAGTTTTTAAGCCAATTTTTTACCTTAAAAAGAAAAAGTATTATTTTTGATTTGTTTTATTTCTTTTTTACTTACTTTTTATTTTTCTTCGGCGTTATTTTGTCCAACATTTTATTTATCACCAATCTTTTTTACGATATTGGGCTAACAGTTGGAGATATTGCTATTGTCTTATGGGTATTGGCTTTCTTGTTATTTTTAGGTGAAGTGATGATTACCTTAAGTATTGAAAAAACAGAAATGAATCGTAAAAATTTTTTCTATGTCATTTTAATGTATTTTACATATTCACAAATGTGGATTGTATTAGTTATTTGGTCGCTATTTTTAGAGATCAAAAGAGTTTTTACTGGTCAAGAAGTGCAGTGGTATAAAACTGAGCGCTTTGCAAAGAAAACAAAATAA